A region of the Centropristis striata isolate RG_2023a ecotype Rhode Island chromosome 20, C.striata_1.0, whole genome shotgun sequence genome:
GAGAAGTTTGTGCAGGGACTCTGATATTAAAGTTAGTATTCTggttgttttaaacatgtgatttttgccattttttatttgtatcacttggggggagggggggggggggaccaacttctgaaaataaaatttagtttgatgattgtttttcgATCTGTCTCCCTGAGCTGCTATGTTTGGCTGTTACCAAGGCACCGTGACACCTTTGGGTGCAGCAGACTGTCCACAGGAAGCACCACCTGACGCGGGGGGCGTGTCAAACTGCATGCACTCGGATCTGTCACCTTCACTGATACCTGCCCTACTCGCACCCTCCGGCGATGACCGTAAGAGTCGAGCGAGTCTAAGGTAAATGTAGTTTATAGAATAAAGCGTAGCTGACATTTGAAACCACTGTTCTATATTTCCCGTGATTCCGCGCGTATCCAATGGCAGAGTCGAGGGGAGATTATGAGGATTTAATGTTGACGTTGAGGGATTAGTGGTCCAGGGGAAACAGAGACAGACCCAGAATCAAATAGGCAATGTTTTGACATTGATATCGGCGCTGTAGCCTGTAAAGCATCCTGCAGGAAAAGGTGAGGAAGCGACTATATACTGCAGCAGGACACCATCATACTTAACGGTGACGCGCTTTTTGCAGCTGCAGGGACTTTGCGCAGAAACAAACTCGCAGGCCGTTATGTGGTCTTTCGAGAGGTTTTACATTTAATATGACGCTTCGATCAGTGGGAATCGCATCGAAAATATACGCTtgtaaatgtcatattttataaGGCGCCTGTGCGCAATTATAGTCCTCGTGTGTGATATGCTCCATATGCACAACCTACAATCAGTTAAAGCAACTGCCTTAAATATGTTCTATGTGTGACATTCAGAAATGTCTTCTAATAAAATTGCGACGCAATCATGCgcactttttctgtgttttttatcaaTAATGTCTTCCTGTGTAAGGCTAATTGTTGACTCTCTCACCCCCaactttctctttctcacttcCTCTCTAGTCATGAGTCAGTTTCGGGTGTTAGCGGGTGTGCTCAGGGGTCGTTGTGTAGGGGGGAGTCAGTGGCTGCGGGcgtgtggaggtggaggtggccCGGCCAGGCGCTGGGTTGATCCCCGGAGAGGCTGCTCTTCTGAGGCTGCGCCCGTCCCCTCAGCGGTGGCCAGCAGCTCCAGCTATGTGGAGGAGATGTACTTTGCCTGGCTGGAGGATCATAAAAATGTCCACGAGGTAACAGTGTGCCACATGTGCCATTCATTTCCACACCGGTATACACTAAACACTGAATACACTGAATATGAGTGGTTATAGTCCATGGGACGTTGCAGTTGGCACAATGTCCAGCACCCAAAGTGTGGTGGGTTTAGCAGCTAAATTACAATTAACTGCTGTTGCTAGTAATTGTCTTGAAAAAaggccatttataaatgagaaGTGTGGTGTGCTGGTAGCTTCATTGCCTGGGGCAGAAATTTACCCCTAGTGCTGCCCTCTTTTGGGTTGCTGGTTTTGGTCTTTAGTCTAACTaagattttttctttctgaatgACTTAATGACAAGAAACTTATGAGCATATCTGTGGTAAACACAAGctttaaagtggtgcttttgtATGATTCTTCATGAAGAAACTTTTAGTTACAGTTTTACAGATCTGTCAGTTTTGATTcataaagccaaaaaaaaaagattggtttTATGCGTTGACAGCTATggttcatgtttaaaaaattccTATTAAAAAGATAGACATCAGGGTATCATATGTGATTTAACAGCCAGATGTTTCAGGAACGTACCACATAAAGGTAGTTTATAATTAAAACTGAGAGCTCATTTTGGTCGATTTGAGATGGAAATCATGACACCCCTACTGTTGATTGAATGAACTAATTAATTAGTCGGCAAAATTGTTTTGTTAGTCAgctgaaaatgtctttgtcgACAACAGCCCTAAAATATACTGTTGCTGCATAAGTCCTGGATTCCTGTCCAGCCTTTAATTGTTCTATCATCCCCCAACCAAGCAGTCAGTAAGCAGCAGGTCCATGTTTGTGTTCACTCGAaccatctctctctgtgttctaGTCTTGGGACGCATTCTTCCGTAACATCCAGGCCTCCAGTCCGTCTGGCGAGGCGGGTGAGAGACGCCCCTCCGCTCTGCTCCAGGGCCGAGCGCTGTCCCACTCTCCAGACATGGCACAGAAAGTTGTGGAGGACCACCTGGCCGTGCACACTCTCATTAGAGCCTACCAGGTAGTCCACACTCACCCGGCCCAgctgtgagacacacacacattctcatcAGCTAACAGTCTGAatactgtggatttatgttatttacAAATTTAAAGATTGATCACATATCTCATGGGCATCTGTTTAAATCTTAATGCAGTGTCTGTGTGCAGAATTAAGATGTCATCTACCTCGAGCCACACAACCAGCTGACTATTTGTAGCTccgacgtgtgtgtgtgtgtgtgtgtgtgtgtgtgtgagagagagagaaaaattcaTCAAACAAAATCCTCTTGACTTGCCAAAACAGATGCAACTGGCAATGAAAGCTGTTTATACTGTGTGTCCTTGTATTAAAAGGAATATACAATTTGTTTGTCACTGCACGAGGTTATGCAAATTGCAAGATTAACTCTAACCTACTTACCCTTGCTGCTTTTTGAAAACTGGAAATATCAAAGAGACTACTTAAACAAAACAGGTGGTAACATTTCCCCTCGCCCTCAAATTAATTCGAGGAACTATCCGAGGGATTTATTAAATTCTGTCTTTTGGCAAAGACGCCACATTTATTCCCAGCTTGTTACAATCCTggtgggaatgtgtgtgtgtgtgtgtgtgtgtgtgtgtgtgtgtgtgtgtgtgtgtacatagaCATAAAAGCACTCCCATGGGCCTCTTTTCTCAAAAAGGTTGACCTATAACTGAGTGTTAGCTTATTCCCCAGCTGTTTCCccagctcttttttttatttacctaattcttctcatcttttcttttctccttcctccttcacatctttatctgtctgtctctgtagaTTCGTGGTCACCATGTGGCCCAGTTAGACCCTTTGGGAATCCTGGAGGCTGACCTCGACTCCTTCGTTCCCTCTGACCTGATCACCACCATTGATAAATTAGGTGAGCCTCACGACCCTTGCAATCATCCAAGGCACATCACACATAACGAACACCTtccaaaaattatgaaaaagggAAGATCTTGACGATTAGCatcatagttgttttttttgttttgttttattaaaacaaatctAATTGCGATTATATTGCCTGAGTGCATTGCTGGATGATCCTTTTTCCATTGGTATTCTCCTTTTCATTGAAAACAGTATAATAAAAAGATCatcatctgatttatttttttgggagaATCTCTGCTgtgcaaagattttttttctaagtcTGTCGCTTTTTAGGCTGGGGTTTCtttgcagcaccacaatactttCAACCTcagttccaaaaaagttgtcatgctgtgaaaaatgtaataaaaacagaatgcaattatTTACAAATCAAGTAAGGTATAAAGACAAGATATCcaatgctcaaactgggaaaccTTTGGTTTTATGAATATATACACCCCATATATATGAATTTGAAATTTTTATTAaggttttacacagcgtcccaatGGCTTTTGCAATCGCGATTGTaattcagaatggtattttgCCATTAACAAATGTTTTGCTTCCTGCTATTTGGATAATCAACTAGTCCATATTgagatttcaataaaaaatgattacTTATGCAGCCCTTAATTAAACCCATGTAAAACAAACtgtatgattttaaaaataaaagtaaaactaaaaaaaactgtcaccTAAATGCCAGTCTACACTGATATACTTTTTCTGATTAAGACTTTCTACAGAAGAGgtacattattatcattatttgatCCCTCTTCCCTAACTAAAGGCATATGGAGTTACCCCACAGGCAGTATATATGCTGATTAGATTCCTACTATAGAAGTCCTTCCTTCTAATTTCCTCAGGTTACTTGTTTTTTAGTCATAAGCATATGATTCTCATTGGCGGGTTTACTTCAAAAGCTTCATTTGACTTATAATGAAAATATCTGAATTGTATTTTTCCTGCACTTGTTTTCAATAATATTTCTGTGTCCCTTGAGGGTTTGTACAGTACATACATGTGCATCTaaacacacattatacacacGCAGGGTTGCATAACTAATCAGACACAAGAGTGTATTTCAGTATAAAAGGTCCCATCACGTTCTCCGCCAAGTCAGTATACGGGTTGGTCAGCCTAATGCTGTCATTAATCTCAGGCCAAGCTCCTGTCATTCTCCATTTCATTTAGCGGGCTGAGCATCGGTGGATGCGGGACGGCCACGGAAAGCAATCGAAGTCTACAGTAATAGCtaaagaggaaagagagagagacattgtTTCTGTTGGCTGCTGTTATCAGTGATCAGTGTGTCAGGACATAGCGTCGCATTATGTATTGTCACCAGGGCTAAAGCTCCCTAATGAAAGCTAATGACAGCCTCCGTGGCCCCTTACTTGGTCAGCTGATAGTACAAGAGTCTATTCTTGGCCCCCTTTGTCTTTGCTGTTCCTAATATGATTTGCACCTGTCTCCTCTTATGTTGCCTGCGATCTTGAGCTTGACCAGCTCTCTCAGGTGGGCTTTGTCAGCACTGAAACTTATGTCAGACTGCCGATACTGATGCTGTATTTCCACAGGTCCTGCTATTGTACCCTCtacaattgtttttatttcctaaccgagctttattttttcacattttttaccaTCAAAACCAAATTTACTTGGCTCAAGATTTTAGTCATTTCACTGCAGTGTTGTGGTCTGCATTCGCAGGGAGCACGACTGTTCTATTCATTAAAAAAGTCCAGCTCGAGATGTGATTAGGGAATCCTTTCCAAGCATGCTGCATGGTTGTTTACTCGCTGATGCTGTTGAGATTTACTCCTTAGGTATAAACATTTGGTATTGAATGACAGGGCATTTTTCAATACTACATTGTAGATACTATGGAGCCAAATCAGTCAGAGCCTAAGAGTATCAAAGTTCAGTACCCAGCACTACTTTTTAGTTACATTAGTCAGCTGTAATTTTTGCTGCCTTCACATGATATCAGAAACAATGAAAGAACATTACAATCAACGTATATTGAAATTTTAATAATAAGTTGGATAAAGAATCATATCGTGCTTAATGAAATGATTTGCTCTGGGCACTCTGCTGATCTTTTGATTTTCTTAAACCCTGTGGAACTGTATTAGAAAAGTGCTCCATGTAAGCCAACAGGCCCCCTCATGTGGGAcggcaaaaaaacatgatcaaagtTGATAAATAAGAACAAGCCATCATTTTGGAGGGAGAATAGCTTTGTAAGATGTGGAATATGTGCTCAGTGTTGATATGTTATAGTCCTGTCTCAGAAGTCTGAAACAAAGCTGTGTTTCACATGGTGTTATCAAAGGTTTCTACGGTCTTGATGAGTCTGATTTGGAGCGGACCTTCCAACTGCCCCCCACCACCTTCATCGGAGGAGGGGCCACCACTCTTCCTCTTAAAGAAATCATACGCAGACTAGAGGTATTTTGTGTGATCCATACATGCTTATAATGATAGGACAAAGCCATAAAACTGTATCATGTAATTGTAggtttttttctctgctttttcaGACATCCTACTGTAGTCACATAGGGGTCGAATTTATGTTCATAAACAACGTGGACCAGTGTCAGTGGATTCGTCAGAAATTTGAGACTCCGGGAATCATGCAGTTCACTAACGCTGAGAAGAGGACTTTGCTTGCCCGCCTGATCAGATCCACACGGTCAGCAGTGAATAAACTTTGATGACAGCACAATACCTCACTTTTAGTTATAGCTCACATCATAGCTtcacaaaacataaacaaaactcTCGCACATGCATAAATTTGGAGAGATAAATACCCTATTCTTCATGTGGGCTCATTTTCATCTTTGATAAATGATGTCAGAAGTCAGTGGAGGTTCCTGTTAGTGATCTTCCAATCGTAGGTGTGcatattcttcttcttattgTATTCTTGCTTGTTCTATGCTGTTGCAGTCATTATtacaattaaaacacacacacacattggcacCGAAATATATTTGCTAAATACTTGGAGTACCAATTCTTACAACCATCACATTGTTATCCAAAAATGATTTTCTGTCATGGAGCTTTagttatcatcattatcagtCAGAAGCATCATCTGTATCATAAGTCAGGAATGCTCAATTATGGAAAAAatagtcattattattgttgttattattaacatgattatGCATTGACATAACATAATGCATTTATTGACCTTTAAAAAAGTTGCCTTTTAACTGAggatttaaatataattaaactgtaaacaattaaaaaaaataaatggaaaaatttgaaaataaataaatacaattaataatgtataaatgtatacacattcagatgaataaaataaagtaagtaatttaaaaaaaaagagattaattATTGTTAGAAGccaaaatgtaattgaaaaaaaccccacccaTTCATTGctctgtaaaatgtttttcttttttaatgtctaGGTTTGAGGACTTCTTGGCCAGAAAATGGTCATCAGAGAAACGTTTTGGTCTGGAAGGCTGTGAAGTGCTCATCCCTGCTCTCAAAACCATGATTGACAAGTCGAGCGCTGACGGCATCGACAGCGTTATCATGGGGATGCCTCATCGGTACTGTGTATTACACAtttcctcattttttatttctcaatcTTCATACGGCTGATTCTTGTCCTTCCATGTTTGATATAGGGGTCGACTGAATGTGTTGGCCAATGTGATCCGTAAAGAACTGGATCAGATCTTCTGTCAGTTCGACCCCAAGTTAGAGGCTGCCGATGAGGTGAGGGAGCTGCACATGTTTGGTGGCGTAAAATTCAACATTCTGAAGATACAACTGATGCTTTATTTCATAACCTTTTTACACCTGCAGGGGTCAGGGGATGTCAAATACCATCTTGGGATGTACCATGAGAGGATAAACCGTGAGACAGACAAAAACATCACGCTGTCACTCATGGCGAACCCCTCACATCTGGAGGCAGTGGATCCAGTGGTTCAGGGCAAAGCCAAAGCTGAGCAGTTTTATAGAGGAGACACTCAGGGAAAGAAGGTAACAGTTATTGTACCAGGAACATGGTGGCTTATTTTGAGTTTGGTGCTGGAAATGGTgacgtgatttttttttttaaggtgatgTCCATCTTGATACATGGTGACGCTGCTTTTGCTGGACAAGGAGTTGTGTATGAGACTTTCCACCTGAGTGAGCTCCCCTCTTACACCACACATGGTACAATCCATGTGGTGGTCAACAACCAGGTAATGGAGCCTATACCCTGACAAATTTACCAGAATGCACATATTTTCCTATTTCCTAACATGTAATGACAGTAATACGATTGCTAATATTATTGATATTACTGTATAATTACTACAAGTGCTATAATTAGTTCTGAAACTGTTAGTAGTTACTGGGGCTGGACAATAATTCACTATCCTCTGTCGATTGAAGATGTGATCATAAggaactttcattttgtgttgatttttgtcagcccctgtggacaaaaacaGTAGTTTTGTCATAAAGGTCTTCATTTGGTGAGgatgtgcatttgttttggaagcCAATGAGAGGAAGATGCcacttattttttcttcttaaacaGCTATTTGCATAATGCATAGTgaatattaatgtatatatttgtagCTATGTTCAGTAAGTCTTATTAGTAATAtgacaatggtaaaaaaaactgctttgttTAAGCACCCAGCGAAAGTCCTATATTGTTGTAAAATCGCATCCTGCAATGTGTTtcagaaataaaatacacattacaTACCTGTCTTGGAGGAAGAGAGACAATTCAGCATTGAATTTGCATCCTTTCGAATACCTCCTTTATCACTGACGGTCCTGTTTGCTgatgtaaacaaataaatttGATGTGTGGTCGTTGCCTCGCAGATTGGCTTCACCACAGACCCTCGAGTGGCCCGCTCCTCCCCCTACCCCACCGATGTGGCTCGGGTCGTCAATGCACCCATCTTCCATGTGAATGCTGATGACCCCGAGGCTGTCATGTACGTGTGTCGGGTGGCTGCAGATTGGAGGACCACCTTCAATAAGGATGTCGTCATTGACCTGGTTAGTCAAGTCACAGCTGAGTCCTAATGAAATAACAGGACGCAATTATAAGTAGACACTTAGACAtgacttgtgtgtttttacaggttTGTTACAGGCGGTTTGGTCACAACGAGATGGACGAGCCGATGTTCACCCAGCCGCTGATGTACAAACAGATCCGTCGGCAGGAGCATGTGCTGAAAAAGTACTCTGACAGACTCATTGCTGAGGGAGTGGTGACACTGCAAGAATATGAGGTTTGTGATCTAATGCTGTTTGCTCTTGTTAAATATACTGTGTATCGGGATCTGCTACTGTAGGCTGTTTTATTTGGTATCGCCGTCCGCAGAACTATGTGCATTAAATCACACTTAGATATTACCCTAGCCTTCGAGTAAATATGTTGCGCCAGCGCTGCAGTATTTGAGTTTCAATTTACTGCCTCAGTTCAATCACCCAACCTCACAATCCCTCACATAGAGTATATATTGCTCCATGAAGTTGAAGTATACCTCAGATTCTGGCGCCATTCAATGGAATTGCTCAGGTTCTTCATCCAAAACAGAAACTTTGATCGTAACATCCATTCTGAACGTTTTTTTATACCACATGTCAAAGAAATACTTCCTGGCTTTTGATGGACATTGTTTTCTGTTGTGTGGCCTGCTATTTGGACTCTTGCAAAAGCCTCATCTGTAACATTGCAAGGCAGAACCATTACTGCTGTTGAAACTTCTCTCCTTCTCtaatatttctctctctctcttattctcttcctctctgcctcAGCAGCACACAGTCTTGCTTAGTAagctgtagtcatttaattaaGTAGATACACTGTGCATCAGTTATTATGTCGAATTTTATACTTActttgtttacatgcacactatTATTCCACTATTGTGACTACACTGTGACTATATATCTGAAATCAATACAGGCCGAGTTTGGATATTCCAAATTAGGCCGTTTTCCAATGTAGCAAATATGATATGCTGATATTATTCTGGTTTTCAGAGTCATTCCTTTGCACAGTCAAACAAGTCTGCCACAAGTGGaaatatctggaaaaaaaatgtttccccgTATTTTGACGGAGTATACACGGCTGCATGTAAAGAGTGATATTCATTTAAATTAGCCATGTAAACAGCGtagtaggaatatttttttaaatttttttaaaggcatGTAAATGTAGTCAGTGTCCTTATTGCACATCATCAAATGTGGTTGCAGGAAGAGGTGGACAAATATGACAAGATATGCGAGGAGG
Encoded here:
- the ogdhl gene encoding 2-oxoglutarate dehydrogenase-like, mitochondrial: MSQFRVLAGVLRGRCVGGSQWLRACGGGGGPARRWVDPRRGCSSEAAPVPSAVASSSSYVEEMYFAWLEDHKNVHESWDAFFRNIQASSPSGEAGERRPSALLQGRALSHSPDMAQKVVEDHLAVHTLIRAYQIRGHHVAQLDPLGILEADLDSFVPSDLITTIDKLGFYGLDESDLERTFQLPPTTFIGGGATTLPLKEIIRRLETSYCSHIGVEFMFINNVDQCQWIRQKFETPGIMQFTNAEKRTLLARLIRSTRFEDFLARKWSSEKRFGLEGCEVLIPALKTMIDKSSADGIDSVIMGMPHRGRLNVLANVIRKELDQIFCQFDPKLEAADEGSGDVKYHLGMYHERINRETDKNITLSLMANPSHLEAVDPVVQGKAKAEQFYRGDTQGKKVMSILIHGDAAFAGQGVVYETFHLSELPSYTTHGTIHVVVNNQIGFTTDPRVARSSPYPTDVARVVNAPIFHVNADDPEAVMYVCRVAADWRTTFNKDVVIDLVCYRRFGHNEMDEPMFTQPLMYKQIRRQEHVLKKYSDRLIAEGVVTLQEYEEEVDKYDKICEEAYTSSKDEKILHIRHWLDSPWPDFFTAEGEPKSMSSVPTGLDEEVLQHIGQTASSVPLEDFKIHPGVSRILRGRSDLVKNRQMDWALGEYMAFGSLLKDGIHVRLSGQDVERGTFSHRHHVLHDQEVDKRTCVPMNHLWDNQAPYTVCNSSLSEYGVLGFELGFAMASPNALILWEAQFGDFHNTAQCIIDQFISPGQAKWVRNNGIVLLLPHGMEGMGPEHSSARPERFLQMSKDDPDHFPEFSGDFEVQQLYDCNWIVVNCSTPANYSHVLRRQIQLPFRKPLIIFTPKSLLRHPDARSSFDELAKGTKFKRLIPDESPASKSPAQVKRVIFCTGKVYYELAKERKKQKLEKDIAIIRLEQISPFPFDLVRAETEKYAKAELVWCQEEHKNMGYYDYVRPRFLTVVANKKPIWYVGRDPAAAPATGNKSTHLNELKRFMDTAFNLSAFHEKN